One genomic window of Luteitalea pratensis includes the following:
- a CDS encoding flagellar motor protein yields MAARAPRSYDMLSLIGLPLGVAMIVGGHVAEGGKLGSLLQGAAALIVFGGTLGAVLLSHPRRDVTEAWRSLRHVFVDDLPPAGQVLEAIGRLAVKARKDGILSLEDELDSLSDPFMRRGLRLAVDGTNPTTLRHMLEAENDGREEYEEAPARVYEAAGGYAPTVGILGAVLGLIHVMENLSDPSKLGAGIAVAFVATVYGVGSANLILLPVAAKLRSRALRRARRREVILEGVLAIQEGQNPRLIDQKLRGLLAAEEASPPAGARRRAA; encoded by the coding sequence ATGGCCGCCCGCGCGCCGCGTTCCTACGACATGTTGTCGCTCATCGGGCTGCCGCTCGGTGTCGCGATGATTGTCGGCGGTCACGTCGCCGAGGGCGGCAAGCTGGGGTCGCTGCTACAGGGTGCCGCGGCGCTGATCGTGTTCGGCGGCACGCTCGGTGCGGTGCTCCTCAGTCATCCGCGTCGTGACGTGACGGAAGCGTGGCGCAGCCTCCGCCACGTGTTCGTGGACGACCTGCCGCCTGCTGGCCAGGTCCTTGAGGCGATCGGGCGGCTGGCGGTCAAGGCACGCAAGGACGGCATCCTGTCGCTCGAGGACGAACTGGACTCGCTGAGCGATCCGTTCATGCGTCGCGGCCTGCGGCTTGCCGTCGATGGCACCAATCCGACCACGCTGAGACACATGCTCGAGGCCGAGAACGACGGCCGCGAAGAGTACGAGGAGGCGCCGGCGCGCGTCTACGAAGCGGCTGGTGGTTACGCCCCCACCGTCGGCATCCTCGGTGCGGTGCTCGGGCTGATCCACGTGATGGAGAACCTGAGCGACCCGAGCAAGCTCGGCGCGGGCATCGCTGTCGCCTTCGTGGCCACCGTCTATGGCGTCGGCTCGGCCAATCTGATCCTGCTGCCGGTTGCTGCAAAGCTGCGTAGTCGCGCACTGCGACGGGCGCGGCGCCGCGAGGTGATCCTCGAAGGTGTGCTCGCCATCCAGGAAGGGCAGAACCCGCGGCTGATCGACCAGAAGTTGCGGGGCCTGCTTGCAGCCGAGGAGGCCTCGCCCC
- a CDS encoding flagellar FlbD family protein — translation MIRVTRLDGTGLLVNIDQITWIEFNPDTVIALANGEKLLVRDTPDDIVRRVQEYKRGLGLPPVRDRRGEATALRAVE, via the coding sequence ATGATCCGCGTCACTCGACTCGACGGCACCGGGCTGCTGGTGAACATCGACCAGATCACGTGGATCGAGTTCAATCCCGATACCGTCATCGCGCTGGCCAACGGCGAGAAGCTGCTGGTGCGCGACACGCCCGACGACATCGTGCGCCGGGTGCAGGAATACAAGCGCGGCCTGGGCCTGCCACCCGTGCGGGACAGGCGTGGGGAGGCCACGGCGCTGCGCGCCGTGGAGTAG
- a CDS encoding cytidylyltransferase domain-containing protein, whose product MTGLASTVIILQARMGSQRLPGKVLAPVLRWPLAEYCVRRLASAGVGPVVVATTTATEDRPVVALGAQLGARAWTGPTNDVLARFAQVAEQYPEARYVLRATADNPFVDVAGCARILKVLSDGADYAVEVALPLGAAVEGVRRDVLLRAQREAATAYDREHVTPWVKRADDVVRVVPLAPDDVRAPDLRLTVDTPDDLAYVRRLAADLEHHGLDPRVAGLVDVIAAARRLVRRAVA is encoded by the coding sequence GTGACAGGTCTGGCGAGCACGGTAATCATCCTGCAGGCACGCATGGGATCGCAGCGCCTGCCAGGCAAGGTCCTGGCACCGGTGCTCCGGTGGCCACTCGCCGAGTACTGCGTCCGACGCCTGGCGTCGGCCGGTGTCGGTCCCGTTGTCGTCGCCACGACGACCGCGACCGAGGATCGGCCTGTCGTTGCACTCGGCGCGCAACTCGGCGCGCGTGCCTGGACAGGACCCACCAACGACGTGCTCGCGCGCTTTGCGCAGGTGGCCGAGCAATACCCGGAGGCACGCTACGTGCTACGGGCGACGGCGGACAATCCGTTTGTCGACGTGGCCGGGTGCGCGAGAATTCTCAAGGTGCTGTCCGACGGTGCCGATTATGCCGTCGAGGTAGCGCTGCCGTTGGGCGCAGCGGTGGAGGGCGTCCGGCGGGATGTGCTGCTGCGGGCACAGCGGGAAGCCGCCACCGCGTACGACCGGGAACACGTGACGCCCTGGGTCAAACGGGCCGACGACGTCGTACGCGTGGTACCGCTGGCCCCAGACGATGTGCGCGCGCCCGACTTGCGACTCACCGTGGATACTCCCGACGACCTCGCCTACGTCCGGCGCCTCGCCGCCGACCTCGAGCACCACGGCCTCGACCCGCGCGTGGCGGGTTTGGTGGACGTGATCGCGGCTGCCCGGCGGCTCGTGAGGCGGGCGGTCGCATGA
- a CDS encoding ATP-grasp domain-containing protein, whose amino-acid sequence MIRPNVVVTAASRRVALVRALQGALARLTPHGRVVATDIDAFSPAVHIADAAEAVPRSDHPDYVTALLEVCDAHDAGILVPTIDDELETIAAAADRFAAAGVVVMGPGVETARVCRDKLRTAAHLQRHGIRVAATWSPAQVRDLELGPPLFIKPRCGRGSVGAFPIRTRDQLRFFLQYVADPVVQEYLEGPEFTIDLFCDMHGRPISAVPRERLVIRAGVTDRGRTVRSRDLMDLAVRCAAVLPFRGAVNVQCRVVDGTPVIFEINPRFSGGIQLTVAAGADFAEWTIRVARGESLRPHLGEFTDALRMSSYETSLFLTAAAAQVLSRRDHAMTGEDR is encoded by the coding sequence ATGATCAGACCCAATGTCGTGGTCACGGCGGCGTCGCGCCGGGTGGCACTCGTCCGCGCGCTCCAGGGCGCGCTGGCACGGTTAACGCCACACGGACGGGTCGTCGCGACCGACATCGATGCCTTCTCGCCAGCCGTTCACATCGCCGATGCCGCCGAGGCAGTGCCGCGCAGCGATCATCCCGACTACGTGACGGCGCTTCTCGAGGTGTGCGACGCGCACGACGCCGGCATCCTCGTCCCCACGATCGACGACGAGCTCGAGACGATCGCCGCGGCTGCCGATCGCTTCGCCGCGGCTGGCGTGGTGGTGATGGGGCCAGGGGTCGAGACGGCGCGGGTCTGCCGAGACAAGTTGCGGACGGCGGCGCACCTCCAACGCCATGGCATCCGCGTGGCCGCGACGTGGTCGCCTGCGCAGGTGCGCGATCTCGAGCTGGGGCCGCCGTTGTTCATCAAACCGCGTTGCGGACGGGGCAGCGTCGGCGCCTTCCCGATCCGCACCCGGGATCAGCTCCGCTTCTTCCTGCAATACGTAGCCGATCCGGTCGTGCAGGAGTACCTCGAAGGCCCGGAGTTCACCATCGACCTGTTCTGCGACATGCACGGCCGGCCGATCTCCGCGGTGCCGCGCGAGCGGCTGGTGATCAGAGCGGGCGTTACCGACCGGGGTCGAACGGTGCGCAGCCGCGACCTGATGGATCTTGCGGTGCGCTGCGCCGCGGTGCTGCCGTTCCGCGGCGCCGTCAACGTGCAGTGCCGCGTCGTCGACGGCACGCCAGTGATCTTCGAAATCAATCCGCGGTTCAGCGGCGGGATCCAGCTGACGGTGGCCGCCGGCGCCGATTTCGCGGAGTGGACGATCCGCGTCGCCCGCGGCGAATCGTTGCGCCCGCACCTCGGTGAGTTCACCGACGCGCTTCGCATGAGCAGCTACGAGACGTCGCTCTTCCTGACCGCCGCCGCCGCGCAGGTGCTGAGCCGACGTGACCATGCAATGACTGGAGAAGATCGGTGA
- a CDS encoding N-acetylneuraminate synthase family protein, with protein MSLPADIAGQSIAAGSPMRVIAEIGLNHMGDADVAHRLVDACADAGAWAIKLQVFEADELLVADAPAPAHVQATSLREFFARFELQAAAYDSLLRHARERGLATIATAFDRASVEMLEQIGLDAFKVASADLTHALLIEQVARTGLPVILSTGMSTESDVWNAVDWAVGAGARSLALLHCVSAYPTPDAQQNLRAVATLAHEYKLPTGLSDHGMGADAALLAYAQGATLYERHVYLPGTDAIDAPVSSTPDDLRDIVRRLARAHDAMGEGRRGPMEAERANIVPSRRGLYARRAIVAGQVIEEADVAALRPVGSLGAEYARVLIGCRAPRDMAAGSPFEPLDLGTRRPGGLA; from the coding sequence ATGTCGCTGCCTGCTGACATCGCCGGTCAGTCCATTGCCGCCGGCAGCCCGATGCGCGTGATTGCGGAGATCGGGCTGAATCACATGGGCGACGCCGACGTGGCCCACCGCCTCGTCGACGCGTGTGCCGATGCGGGCGCCTGGGCGATCAAGCTGCAGGTATTCGAGGCCGACGAGCTGCTGGTGGCGGACGCGCCGGCCCCGGCGCATGTGCAGGCCACATCGCTGCGTGAATTCTTTGCGCGATTCGAGTTGCAGGCGGCGGCATATGACAGCCTGCTGCGCCACGCGAGGGAACGAGGGCTGGCCACGATTGCCACCGCGTTTGACCGCGCCTCGGTCGAGATGCTGGAGCAGATCGGGCTTGACGCCTTCAAGGTTGCCAGCGCCGACCTGACTCACGCCTTGCTCATCGAACAGGTGGCGCGAACGGGGTTGCCAGTGATCCTGTCGACGGGCATGAGCACGGAGAGCGACGTCTGGAACGCCGTCGACTGGGCAGTCGGCGCTGGCGCGCGATCGCTCGCGCTGTTGCATTGCGTGTCTGCGTACCCGACCCCTGATGCGCAGCAGAACCTTCGTGCCGTGGCCACCCTGGCGCACGAGTACAAGCTGCCGACAGGCCTCTCGGATCACGGCATGGGGGCCGACGCGGCACTGCTGGCCTACGCGCAGGGTGCGACGCTGTACGAACGGCACGTGTACCTGCCAGGCACCGACGCCATCGACGCACCCGTGTCCTCGACGCCGGACGACCTGCGCGACATCGTGCGGCGCCTGGCGCGGGCACACGACGCCATGGGAGAGGGACGCCGGGGACCAATGGAGGCCGAGCGTGCCAACATCGTCCCGAGTCGCCGCGGACTGTATGCGCGCCGTGCCATCGTGGCTGGTCAGGTCATCGAAGAAGCGGACGTGGCCGCCCTGCGTCCCGTCGGCTCCCTTGGCGCCGAGTACGCGCGCGTCCTGATCGGCTGCCGCGCGCCCCGCGACATGGCGGCGGGATCGCCGTTCGAGCCCCTCGATCTCGGCACGCGCCGTCCCGGAGGCCTCGCATGA
- a CDS encoding HAD family hydrolase yields the protein MGEPTAVVFDLDDTLYPERRFALSGYAAVATVVGGETGMPAGVLYRFLVRRFRKHGREGLLQALCAAFALSPQEVPRLVEIIRTHGPRLRLPHDSRDVLGVLRARGHRLGVLTNGLPSTQRAKVRALGIDGLVDVVVYAQEHAPEGKPAHVCFATILARLDVHAARAVFIGDHPEKDIAGAAAAGLRPIWLPGRRLDPAPPAAEAVARSLADVPGLVGRLLEVHHVAAC from the coding sequence GTGGGTGAGCCCACAGCTGTCGTCTTCGATCTCGACGACACCTTGTATCCCGAACGCCGCTTCGCGCTGAGCGGCTATGCGGCAGTGGCCACCGTCGTCGGCGGGGAGACCGGCATGCCGGCCGGCGTCCTGTACCGGTTCCTCGTGCGCCGCTTCAGGAAACATGGCCGCGAAGGCCTGCTGCAGGCGTTGTGCGCCGCGTTCGCCCTGTCGCCCCAGGAGGTACCGCGCCTGGTCGAGATCATTCGCACGCATGGTCCGCGGCTCCGCTTACCGCATGACTCGCGTGACGTGCTCGGCGTGCTTCGGGCGCGCGGTCACCGCCTCGGCGTGCTGACCAATGGCCTGCCGTCGACGCAGCGCGCCAAGGTGCGGGCCCTCGGGATCGACGGCCTGGTCGACGTGGTGGTCTACGCGCAGGAGCATGCCCCGGAGGGCAAGCCGGCGCACGTCTGCTTCGCGACCATCCTGGCGCGGCTCGATGTCCACGCCGCCCGCGCCGTGTTCATCGGCGACCATCCGGAGAAGGACATCGCTGGCGCGGCCGCTGCAGGGTTGCGTCCGATCTGGCTGCCAGGGCGTCGCCTCGACCCAGCGCCGCCGGCAGCCGAGGCAGTGGCCCGGAGCCTCGCCGACGTACCCGGCCTCGTCGGCCGCCTGCTGGAGGTACATCATGTCGCTGCCTGCTGA
- a CDS encoding DegT/DnrJ/EryC1/StrS family aminotransferase yields the protein MSIGPRGHTGPAFVPLARPDMGDAELSAIAEVLASGWLTTGPRVKAFEAAFAQHVGAAEAVALNSCTAGLHLALLASHVGPGDEVITTPLTFCATANTILHAGGTPVFVDVDRATGTMDPDATAAAITPRTRAILPVHHAGRPADPLTFRALADAAGLKLIEDAAHCVDGAVDGRRIGSIADVTAFSFYSTKNLATGEGGMVTTDSPEDADWMRVAALHGLSRDAWARNAPGAPAQYEVVMAGYKYNMMDLQAALGLAQLDRLADMQAQRGRLWDRYEAGLAHLPLGRPAPVPDTWTHARHLYTVMVDPDRCGWTRDALQSALGREGIGTSVHFRALHLHSYYAERFSLRRGMYPHAEHHSDHSLSLPFWSGMPLADADRVVETLQQLLSRTM from the coding sequence ATGTCCATCGGCCCCAGGGGGCACACCGGTCCCGCATTCGTGCCACTCGCTCGCCCTGACATGGGCGACGCCGAGTTGTCGGCCATCGCCGAGGTGCTGGCGTCGGGATGGTTGACGACGGGGCCGCGCGTGAAGGCGTTCGAGGCGGCGTTCGCGCAACACGTCGGCGCCGCGGAAGCGGTGGCCCTGAACTCCTGCACGGCGGGGCTGCACCTGGCGCTGCTCGCGAGTCACGTCGGCCCGGGCGACGAGGTGATCACCACCCCGCTCACCTTCTGCGCAACCGCCAACACAATCCTCCATGCTGGCGGCACGCCGGTGTTCGTGGACGTCGATCGCGCGACCGGCACGATGGATCCGGATGCCACGGCAGCCGCGATCACGCCGCGCACGCGTGCCATCCTGCCGGTGCACCACGCGGGGCGTCCGGCCGATCCCCTGACGTTTCGCGCGCTCGCAGATGCGGCGGGACTCAAGTTGATCGAGGACGCGGCGCATTGCGTCGACGGCGCCGTGGACGGTCGCCGCATCGGGTCGATCGCCGACGTCACCGCCTTCAGCTTCTACTCGACCAAGAACCTTGCCACCGGCGAAGGCGGGATGGTGACGACCGACTCGCCTGAGGACGCCGACTGGATGCGCGTCGCCGCGTTGCACGGCCTGTCGCGCGACGCATGGGCGCGCAACGCCCCAGGCGCGCCGGCGCAGTACGAGGTCGTGATGGCCGGGTACAAGTACAACATGATGGACCTGCAGGCCGCCCTCGGCCTGGCGCAGTTGGACCGTCTCGCCGACATGCAGGCGCAGCGCGGCCGCCTCTGGGATCGCTACGAGGCGGGGCTCGCGCACCTGCCGCTCGGGCGCCCGGCGCCCGTACCCGATACCTGGACGCACGCGCGGCACCTGTACACCGTGATGGTCGATCCCGATCGCTGCGGCTGGACCCGGGACGCGCTGCAATCTGCGCTCGGGCGTGAGGGGATCGGTACCAGCGTCCATTTCCGGGCCCTGCACCTGCACTCCTACTACGCGGAGCGCTTCTCCCTGCGCCGCGGGATGTACCCGCACGCGGAGCACCACAGCGATCACTCGCTCTCCCTGCCGTTCTGGAGCGGGATGCCCCTCGCCGACGCGGACCGCGTCGTCGAGACCCTCCAGCAGCTGCTCTCCAGGACGATGTGA
- a CDS encoding flagellin, producing MASFSVVTNVSAVNAQANLYQTNIGLRQALTRVSSGYRINYSGDDAAGLAVANRYRSDVAVLQQGVRNANDGLSDLQIKDGALDNMSKLLDRLAVLATQAASGQTTTNSRNTLDAEFQDVLGEISRESNVARLDVAGASQGFSVFVSSNGTNGVVAGTIGDVDITTLGLTGLTIANQAGAQTAVSTVTTAITNLGVVQGQVGQLQNRLSYAISLAQSQIVNTKSAESRIRDANVAEESANLTRYSILNQSGIAALAQANQSTSAVLSLLR from the coding sequence ATGGCGTCGTTCTCGGTCGTCACCAATGTGTCTGCGGTCAACGCGCAGGCCAACCTGTACCAGACCAACATCGGTCTGCGGCAGGCTCTCACCCGCGTCTCGAGCGGGTATCGCATCAACTATTCCGGCGACGATGCCGCCGGACTCGCGGTGGCCAACCGCTACCGATCCGATGTGGCGGTGCTGCAGCAGGGCGTCCGCAACGCCAACGACGGCCTGTCCGACCTGCAGATCAAGGACGGCGCCCTCGACAACATGTCGAAGCTGCTCGACCGCCTCGCGGTGCTCGCCACCCAGGCGGCCTCCGGCCAGACGACGACCAACTCGCGCAACACGCTCGACGCGGAGTTCCAGGACGTCCTCGGCGAAATCTCGCGGGAGTCGAACGTGGCGCGCCTGGACGTGGCCGGCGCCAGCCAGGGCTTCTCCGTGTTCGTCAGCAGCAACGGCACCAACGGCGTCGTCGCCGGTACGATCGGTGACGTGGACATCACCACGCTCGGCCTCACCGGACTCACCATCGCCAACCAGGCCGGTGCGCAGACGGCGGTCTCGACGGTGACCACCGCCATCACCAACCTGGGGGTGGTGCAGGGCCAGGTCGGGCAGCTCCAGAATCGCCTCAGCTACGCGATCAGCCTGGCGCAGAGCCAGATCGTCAACACGAAGAGCGCCGAGAGCCGGATCCGCGACGCCAACGTCGCCGAGGAGTCGGCCAACCTGACGCGCTATTCGATCCTGAATCAGTCAGGCATCGCCGCCCTGGCACAGGCGAACCAGTCGACCAGCGCGGTCCTGTCCCTGCTCCGCTGA
- a CDS encoding flagellin: MASFSVITNVAANNAQANLYSTNIGLRNALTRVSSGFRINSSGDDAAGLAVANGYRSTIAVLNQGVRNANDGLSDLQIKDGALDNVSKLLDRLSTLATQAASGQTTSTSRTTLDAEFQDVLNEINRESNVANLSSAQGFSVFVSNNSANGRVGGSIGAVTTTSLGINADALTSQTGAQTAVANIATAVNTLGSVQGQVGQLQNRLSYAISLAQSQIVNNRAAESRIRDANIAEESANLTRFSILNQSGIAALAQANGQTAAVLSLLRG; this comes from the coding sequence ATGGCAAGTTTCTCGGTCATCACCAACGTTGCCGCCAACAACGCGCAGGCCAACCTCTACTCCACCAACATCGGCCTCCGCAACGCGCTGACGCGCGTGTCGAGCGGCTTCCGCATCAACAGCTCCGGTGATGACGCGGCCGGGCTCGCGGTCGCCAACGGTTACCGTTCCACCATCGCCGTCCTGAACCAGGGCGTGCGCAACGCCAACGACGGCCTGTCCGACCTGCAGATCAAGGACGGCGCGCTCGACAACGTCTCCAAGCTGCTCGACCGGCTCTCCACGCTGGCCACGCAGGCCGCTTCGGGCCAGACCACCAGCACGTCACGCACGACGCTGGACGCCGAATTCCAGGACGTGCTCAACGAAATCAACCGCGAGAGCAATGTCGCCAACCTGTCATCGGCACAGGGTTTCTCGGTGTTCGTCAGCAACAACAGCGCCAACGGCAGGGTGGGCGGCTCGATTGGCGCCGTCACGACGACCTCGCTCGGCATCAACGCCGATGCGCTGACCTCGCAGACCGGCGCGCAGACCGCGGTTGCCAACATCGCCACGGCCGTCAATACCCTGGGCAGCGTCCAGGGCCAGGTCGGTCAGCTCCAGAACCGTCTCAGCTACGCGATCAGCCTCGCACAGAGCCAGATCGTCAACAACCGGGCGGCCGAAAGCCGTATCCGTGACGCCAACATCGCCGAGGAATCGGCCAACCTGACCCGGTTCTCGATCCTGAACCAGTCGGGCATCGCCGCCCTCGCCCAGGCCAACGGGCAGACCGCGGCCGTTCTCTCCCTCCTGCGCGGCTAG
- the fliD gene encoding flagellar filament capping protein FliD, protein MIRRPEARAMGSPITFSGFNNIDFNGILEALSAQERQPVVQLETQQAQLQKQRTAFGTLATRLGAVESAARDLASATAFTGTAATSSNETIAKVSAGNGAPTGSYSLVVGALAKAQVTATNGTTPDADTTVVANAGSLTIGGVSVTVAGAVTMNGLAEAINGTANIGVTASVVRSGSTYQLVLTGKGTGASESFAVSNALTGGSGVSFAATNAQAAQDASFTLNNVAVNSSSNTIEGAIPGTTLTLQQESTTPVTIMITADLASVEELVRKFTSAYNDLNSFLETQAKAYANKERDNIGGDPLVRQLRNTLSRVAGGELATGDTYTSLAQVGLSFNRTGQLEFRPADLKAALSTDRNSVVALFQGGSGFDGAFDKVKTAIGNYTASGGLIPTAQTRLDHQLSKIADRIEELERRLAIRKEAMQKEFIATDLAIAQLNASMGQVGSLGAKLF, encoded by the coding sequence ATGATTCGGAGGCCGGAGGCGCGCGCCATGGGATCGCCGATCACGTTCAGCGGGTTCAACAACATCGACTTCAACGGTATCCTCGAGGCCCTGTCGGCCCAGGAACGGCAGCCGGTCGTCCAGCTCGAGACGCAGCAGGCGCAGCTGCAGAAGCAGCGCACTGCCTTCGGCACGCTTGCGACGCGGCTTGGTGCCGTGGAGTCGGCGGCACGTGACCTGGCGTCGGCGACCGCCTTCACCGGCACCGCTGCGACCAGTTCCAACGAGACCATCGCCAAGGTGTCGGCGGGCAACGGTGCACCCACCGGAAGCTACTCCCTCGTCGTCGGCGCGCTTGCGAAGGCGCAGGTCACCGCCACCAACGGCACCACACCGGATGCCGACACCACCGTCGTCGCCAACGCCGGTTCGCTCACGATCGGTGGCGTGAGCGTCACTGTCGCCGGCGCGGTCACGATGAACGGCTTGGCCGAGGCGATCAACGGCACCGCCAACATCGGCGTCACGGCCTCGGTGGTGCGTTCGGGATCGACGTACCAGCTGGTGCTGACCGGCAAGGGCACCGGCGCGAGCGAGTCCTTCGCGGTCAGCAACGCGCTCACCGGTGGCAGCGGCGTCAGCTTTGCCGCGACCAATGCCCAGGCGGCGCAGGACGCATCGTTCACCTTGAACAACGTCGCCGTCAACAGCAGCTCGAACACCATCGAGGGCGCCATTCCCGGCACGACGCTGACGCTGCAGCAGGAGTCGACGACGCCGGTGACGATCATGATCACCGCGGACCTGGCGTCGGTGGAGGAACTCGTGAGGAAGTTCACGAGTGCCTACAACGACCTGAACTCGTTCCTCGAGACGCAAGCCAAGGCCTATGCCAACAAGGAGCGCGACAACATCGGCGGCGACCCGCTGGTCCGTCAGTTGCGCAACACGCTCAGCCGCGTCGCTGGCGGTGAGCTGGCGACCGGCGACACGTACACATCGCTCGCGCAGGTCGGTCTCAGCTTCAACCGCACCGGACAACTCGAATTCCGCCCGGCGGACCTGAAGGCGGCGCTGTCGACCGATCGCAACTCCGTGGTCGCGCTGTTCCAGGGCGGCAGCGGCTTCGACGGTGCCTTCGACAAGGTCAAGACGGCGATCGGCAACTACACGGCCAGCGGCGGGCTGATTCCCACGGCTCAGACGCGCCTCGACCATCAGCTCTCCAAGATTGCCGACCGCATCGAGGAACTCGAGCGCCGGCTGGCCATTCGCAAGGAAGCGATGCAGAAAGAGTTCATCGCGACCGATCTGGCCATTGCGCAGCTCAACGCGTCGATGGGCCAGGTCGGCTCGCTCGGCGCGAAACTCTTCTAG
- the fliS gene encoding flagellar export chaperone FliS, with protein sequence MHNKGAQAYLQTHVQSRTPVELVVMLYDGAIRFLGQARDAMASGDLVVKRHALSRGLAIVQELQHMLNMEAGGEVAQRLDGLYTYVLGRCYEANVQRDTKGLEEAIRLLTPLRDAWASVAATPTTPGA encoded by the coding sequence ATGCACAACAAGGGTGCCCAGGCCTATCTGCAGACGCACGTCCAGTCCCGCACGCCGGTCGAACTCGTCGTCATGCTCTACGACGGCGCGATCAGGTTCCTCGGTCAGGCGCGCGACGCGATGGCGAGCGGCGACCTCGTGGTCAAGCGGCACGCGCTGTCGCGCGGTCTCGCGATCGTGCAGGAACTGCAGCACATGCTGAACATGGAGGCGGGCGGTGAAGTTGCCCAACGCCTGGACGGCCTCTACACTTACGTCCTCGGCCGCTGCTACGAGGCCAATGTGCAGCGCGACACGAAGGGCCTCGAGGAGGCCATCAGACTGCTGACGCCGCTGCGTGACGCATGGGCAAGCGTCGCAGCGACCCCGACGACTCCGGGCGCGTGA
- a CDS encoding GNAT family N-acetyltransferase encodes MRLDDWRNLSADAMRPVYETERARWANGLQWDLGPSLQILEHARAEGTLPGLVVRGPGQSIVGWTYFLVQHGVLQVGALHSRTADGVRLLLDAIFKTPEASLAHEVLLFVYPDSPACESALQRRRFSVTRYWYLRRALERSCVVPIEPGLRAMVDGDGPDLVRLFSRAYSGVAGARCFAPHGRLEEWAQYLGQLTRGAALGQFLPGASMVAPGAAAGQVLGASVVTGLSQRTIHLAQLVVDPDARRQRLASRMLDTMMSWGVSHDRAVATLLVSEDNAHARALYDARGFVQTGYFLHAERPLGRRVLSTPVAASA; translated from the coding sequence GTGAGGCTCGACGACTGGCGCAACCTGTCGGCCGACGCGATGCGGCCGGTGTACGAAACCGAGCGCGCGCGGTGGGCCAACGGCCTGCAATGGGACCTCGGGCCGTCGCTGCAGATCCTGGAGCACGCGCGCGCCGAAGGCACGCTGCCCGGGCTCGTTGTTCGCGGGCCGGGCCAGAGCATCGTCGGCTGGACCTACTTCCTGGTACAGCACGGCGTGCTGCAGGTCGGCGCGCTCCACTCGCGCACCGCGGATGGCGTGCGCCTGTTGCTCGATGCAATCTTCAAGACCCCCGAGGCCTCGCTCGCGCACGAGGTGCTCCTCTTCGTCTATCCCGACAGCCCGGCCTGCGAGAGTGCCTTGCAGCGGAGACGGTTCTCGGTGACCCGCTACTGGTACCTGCGGCGGGCGCTCGAACGATCGTGCGTGGTCCCGATCGAGCCCGGCTTGCGGGCCATGGTCGACGGCGACGGCCCCGACCTGGTCCGGCTCTTCTCGCGCGCGTACTCGGGAGTGGCCGGCGCGAGGTGCTTCGCGCCGCATGGCCGCCTCGAGGAGTGGGCCCAGTACCTGGGGCAGCTCACGCGTGGCGCGGCGCTCGGCCAGTTCCTCCCCGGGGCAAGCATGGTGGCGCCGGGGGCGGCGGCAGGACAGGTACTAGGCGCCTCCGTGGTCACGGGATTGTCGCAGCGGACGATCCACCTCGCGCAACTCGTCGTCGATCCCGACGCGCGACGTCAGCGCCTGGCCAGCCGCATGCTCGACACGATGATGTCCTGGGGCGTGAGCCACGACCGTGCCGTGGCGACGCTGCTGGTGAGCGAGGACAACGCGCACGCCCGAGCGCTCTACGACGCCCGCGGTTTCGTGCAGACCGGGTACTTCCTGCATGCCGAGCGCCCGCTCGGCCGTCGCGTGCTGTCAACGCCAGTGGCGGCCTCGGCATAG
- the csrA gene encoding carbon storage regulator CsrA translates to MLVFTRRRNEAIIVADGIEIRVLRVSKDAVRLGVTAPTDVPVHRQEVYDQIREENRRAAAPAGLPASRARLVKQPDGTS, encoded by the coding sequence GTGCTGGTCTTCACGCGCCGACGCAACGAAGCGATTATCGTCGCCGATGGCATCGAGATCCGCGTGCTGCGGGTCAGCAAGGATGCGGTGCGTCTCGGCGTGACCGCGCCGACTGACGTCCCGGTGCACCGGCAGGAGGTCTACGACCAGATTCGCGAGGAGAACCGCCGCGCGGCCGCCCCGGCCGGACTGCCGGCCTCGCGGGCGCGCCTGGTGAAGCAGCCGGACGGCACGTCGTGA